One segment of Herbaspirillum hiltneri N3 DNA contains the following:
- a CDS encoding ArsR/SmtB family transcription factor, with amino-acid sequence MENYSASLNNVFHALADPTRRSVIARLGSGPASIKELAEPFGLGLPSFLKHIKVLESSGLIASEKAGRVRTCKLKRANLIAAQKWFDEQRAAWEGRYANLDNLLITLKGEEDEN; translated from the coding sequence ATGGAAAACTATTCAGCCTCACTCAACAACGTATTCCACGCACTGGCCGACCCTACCAGGCGATCGGTGATCGCCAGGCTGGGCAGCGGCCCGGCGTCGATAAAGGAACTGGCGGAACCGTTCGGCCTGGGGTTGCCCTCGTTCCTGAAGCACATCAAGGTTCTTGAAAGCAGCGGTCTTATCGCCTCGGAAAAAGCAGGGCGAGTGCGCACCTGCAAACTGAAGCGCGCCAACCTGATCGCTGCCCAAAAGTGGTTTGATGAACAACGCGCGGCCTGGGAAGGCCGATACGCAAATCTCGACAATTTACTGATTACTTTGAAAGGTGAAGAAGATGAAAACTGA
- a CDS encoding SRPBCC family protein, whose amino-acid sequence MKTELQFDFVVDQEKSTITIKREFAGKRQLVWDCHTKSELLDRWFAPKPLTTKTKSMDFREGGHWHYAMVEPNGQEYWGRVDYLTIHPIDNYTSLDGFSDSTGAVNPALPRSKWNVSFSDAKAHTLVETVVSYSSPEALQQVINMGLKEGLASTLERLDELLLVLN is encoded by the coding sequence ATGAAAACTGAGCTTCAATTTGACTTTGTGGTCGACCAGGAAAAAAGCACCATCACGATCAAACGAGAATTCGCCGGAAAACGCCAGCTAGTCTGGGACTGCCACACGAAGAGCGAACTGCTCGACCGCTGGTTTGCACCCAAACCGCTGACCACGAAAACCAAGTCCATGGATTTCCGCGAAGGCGGGCACTGGCACTACGCGATGGTGGAGCCGAACGGCCAGGAGTACTGGGGCCGGGTGGACTATCTGACCATTCACCCCATCGACAATTACACCTCGCTCGACGGTTTCAGCGACAGCACCGGCGCAGTGAATCCGGCATTGCCCAGGTCCAAATGGAACGTCAGTTTCTCGGATGCCAAGGCGCATACCCTGGTGGAGACAGTCGTCTCTTATTCGTCGCCCGAGGCGCTCCAGCAAGTCATCAACATGGGACTGAAAGAGGGTTTGGCCTCGACCCTGGAACGTCTGGACGAACTGCTTCTGGTTCTCAACTAA
- a CDS encoding MASE4 domain-containing protein, with the protein MTQTQSEKISLFLPTMPASASERKLATVLIALSAVFFVVCIPFAKTPLAKVDAFIPIYASALCINDAITSLLLFGQFVILRSRAILVLALAYTFTALMTATHALSFPGLFSPSGLLSGGSQTTVWLYMFWHAGFPLFVIAYALLKNRENVLPTGRFIALGLGGVFFLVCALAYLGTAGHDYLPVLLSEGKYTPALTVTVFCIGGLSLTALLLLWRRRSFSVLDLWLLVVVCAWLFDVGLSTIFNAKRFDLGFYAGRLYGLLAASFVLGMLLLENSNLYAKLVSMHEQQRRKTAELEILNRDLESFGYSVSHDLRSPLRVVGEFARILDDEYAGVLDDEGRRFVSIIRKSSGKMISLVEDLLAFSKMGQQPLSMESVNSDLLVGEIVQDFKSANPQRHIRFDIVPLPAALAEGKILRQVWWNLIENAIKYSRTRDISIITIGYKESTPPVYFVKDNGVGFDMAYAHKLFGVFQRLHSSQEFEGTGVGLAIVERIVTKHGGKIWAESTIGVGTTFYFTLAPDLPAGIGA; encoded by the coding sequence ATGACGCAAACACAATCAGAAAAAATCTCCTTGTTCCTGCCCACGATGCCGGCGAGCGCCAGTGAACGCAAGCTGGCGACGGTGCTCATTGCCCTGTCAGCGGTTTTCTTTGTCGTCTGCATTCCGTTTGCCAAGACGCCGTTGGCGAAAGTGGACGCTTTCATTCCCATCTACGCGTCGGCGCTCTGCATCAACGATGCCATTACCTCATTGCTGCTGTTCGGGCAATTCGTCATCTTGCGCTCCAGGGCGATTCTGGTGCTGGCATTGGCTTATACCTTTACGGCGCTGATGACGGCCACGCATGCGCTGTCGTTTCCGGGTTTGTTTTCGCCGTCGGGATTGCTCAGCGGAGGGTCGCAGACCACGGTGTGGCTGTACATGTTCTGGCACGCAGGATTCCCGCTGTTCGTCATTGCCTATGCTTTGCTCAAGAATCGGGAGAACGTGCTTCCGACCGGCCGTTTCATCGCCCTGGGCCTTGGCGGCGTATTTTTTCTGGTATGCGCTTTGGCGTATCTGGGGACGGCGGGCCACGATTATCTGCCCGTGCTTTTATCCGAGGGAAAATACACTCCTGCACTGACCGTCACCGTGTTTTGCATCGGCGGCCTGTCCTTGACGGCACTCTTGCTGCTTTGGCGCAGGCGATCTTTTTCGGTGCTGGATTTATGGCTACTGGTGGTGGTCTGCGCCTGGCTGTTCGACGTCGGCCTGTCAACGATATTCAATGCCAAGAGATTCGATCTCGGTTTCTATGCCGGCCGCCTTTACGGGCTGCTGGCGGCCAGCTTCGTTCTGGGCATGCTGTTGCTTGAGAACAGCAATCTGTATGCGAAACTGGTCAGCATGCATGAACAGCAGCGGCGTAAAACGGCCGAGCTGGAGATATTGAATCGTGATCTGGAGTCATTCGGCTATTCGGTTTCTCACGACTTGCGGAGCCCCTTGCGGGTCGTCGGCGAGTTCGCACGGATCCTGGATGACGAATATGCCGGCGTGCTCGATGACGAGGGGCGACGCTTCGTTTCCATCATCAGAAAAAGCAGCGGCAAGATGATTTCCCTGGTGGAGGATCTGCTGGCGTTCTCGAAGATGGGGCAGCAGCCCCTGAGTATGGAAAGCGTGAATTCCGATTTGCTGGTTGGTGAAATTGTTCAGGATTTCAAGTCGGCGAATCCACAACGCCATATCCGGTTCGACATCGTTCCGCTGCCTGCCGCCCTGGCCGAGGGGAAGATCCTGCGCCAGGTGTGGTGGAACCTGATTGAAAACGCGATCAAATATTCCCGGACAAGAGACATTTCCATCATCACCATCGGCTATAAGGAAAGCACCCCGCCGGTCTACTTCGTGAAAGACAACGGCGTGGGCTTTGACATGGCGTACGCCCACAAATTGTTTGGCGTCTTCCAGCGTCTTCACAGCAGCCAGGAATTTGAAGGGACGGGCGTCGGCCTTGCCATCGTGGAGCGCATCGTCACCAAGCATGGCGGGAAGATATGGGCTGAATCGACGATCGGTGTCGGCACAACCTTTTATTTCACGCTGGCGCCGGATTTGCCCGCGGGCATCGGGGCTTGA
- a CDS encoding helix-turn-helix transcriptional regulator, which translates to MNTPQHLSFRTYGADGPLHSHDHVQIVLPMLGEMEIEVDGRGNMLDVTRAAFVAPDISHAQSAQGPNRFLILDCKLSDIGADAAERLRRQTFLPVPAAVRRLAEFIDLSLDLSRSGTAGLVLPESVVRHCTPLLLEALTAMPQRQSRLHGLLLRIDAAPGQAWTAARMARVANLSVSRLHALFKSELGRTPQEWLSDVRLRFVQDALAGSDVPVAELALRAGYSDQSALTRAMRRTTGMTPAAYRREHR; encoded by the coding sequence ATGAACACCCCGCAACATCTGAGTTTTCGCACCTATGGCGCTGATGGCCCGTTGCATAGCCACGACCATGTGCAGATCGTCCTGCCGATGCTGGGCGAGATGGAAATTGAAGTCGACGGCCGCGGCAATATGCTCGACGTCACCCGTGCGGCCTTTGTTGCGCCCGACATCAGCCACGCGCAGTCGGCGCAAGGTCCGAATCGGTTCCTGATCCTCGATTGCAAGCTGTCCGACATCGGCGCCGATGCCGCCGAACGCCTGCGCCGCCAGACCTTCCTGCCGGTTCCTGCCGCGGTGCGGCGGCTGGCCGAGTTTATCGATCTGAGCCTCGACCTGAGCCGCAGCGGCACCGCCGGACTGGTGCTGCCGGAATCGGTGGTGCGTCATTGCACGCCGCTGTTGCTGGAAGCATTGACCGCGATGCCGCAACGGCAATCGCGCTTGCACGGCTTGCTGCTGCGCATCGACGCCGCGCCGGGACAAGCCTGGACTGCAGCGCGGATGGCGCGTGTGGCGAACCTCAGCGTGAGCCGCCTGCATGCCTTGTTCAAGAGCGAACTCGGCCGCACGCCGCAGGAGTGGTTGTCGGACGTGCGCCTGCGTTTTGTGCAGGATGCGCTGGCCGGCTCGGATGTGCCGGTGGCGGAACTGGCGTTGCGTGCCGGCTATTCCGACCAGAGCGCCTTGACGCGCGCCATGCGCCGCACCACCGGCATGACGCCTGCCGCATATCGCCGCGAGCATCGATAG
- a CDS encoding DMT family transporter → MKSNISAGVGNGIAAGAFWGLVFLAPQVLGSFSALQLSAARYLAYGVVAMMLLAPRWRALAGRLGRAEWLALAYLSLLGNILYYLFLASAVQWAGGASTSLIIGLLPVVVTLAGARDEGALKLSSLMAPLALCLLGVGLVGVQALSAEHATTDLATRAAGLLCAFGALASWSVYSVRNSRWLARRPDISSHDWSLLTGIVTGALALLLVVPAFSHGTNGHDGSDWLRFWAVAAAVAIFASVVGNAFWNRASRLLPLTLTGQMIIFETLFALLYGFLWEQRWPTRLEVLAIVCLVSGVLWCASLHRGHGGTAEASAQA, encoded by the coding sequence ATGAAAAGCAATATCTCGGCCGGTGTCGGCAACGGTATCGCGGCGGGGGCGTTCTGGGGGCTGGTGTTCCTGGCGCCGCAGGTGCTCGGCAGTTTCAGCGCATTGCAATTGTCGGCGGCGCGCTATCTCGCTTACGGCGTCGTCGCCATGATGCTGCTGGCGCCACGCTGGCGCGCCCTGGCGGGACGGCTCGGCCGCGCCGAATGGCTGGCGCTGGCGTATCTGAGCCTGCTCGGCAACATCCTGTATTACCTCTTCCTCGCCAGCGCCGTGCAATGGGCGGGCGGCGCGTCGACCTCGCTGATCATCGGCCTGCTGCCGGTGGTGGTGACGCTGGCGGGGGCGCGCGACGAGGGAGCGCTCAAGTTGTCGTCGCTGATGGCGCCGCTGGCGCTGTGCCTGCTCGGGGTCGGCCTGGTCGGCGTGCAGGCGCTGTCGGCGGAGCACGCCACGACGGATCTGGCCACACGCGCGGCCGGCTTGCTGTGCGCGTTCGGCGCACTGGCGTCGTGGTCGGTCTATTCGGTGCGCAACAGCCGCTGGCTGGCGCGCCGGCCCGACATCTCATCGCACGACTGGTCGTTGCTGACCGGCATCGTCACCGGTGCGCTGGCCTTGCTGCTGGTAGTACCGGCGTTCTCGCACGGCACGAACGGGCATGACGGCAGCGATTGGCTGCGCTTCTGGGCAGTGGCGGCGGCCGTGGCGATTTTCGCCTCGGTGGTGGGGAATGCCTTCTGGAATCGCGCCAGCCGTCTCTTGCCGCTGACGCTGACCGGGCAGATGATCATCTTCGAGACGCTGTTTGCGCTGCTGTACGGTTTCCTGTGGGAACAACGCTGGCCGACGCGGCTGGAAGTGCTGGCGATCGTCTGCCTGGTGAGCGGGGTACTGTGGTGCGCGTCGCTGCATCGCGGCCACGGAGGAACAGCGGAAGCATCGGCCCAGGCATGA